A stretch of the Bubalus kerabau isolate K-KA32 ecotype Philippines breed swamp buffalo chromosome 11, PCC_UOA_SB_1v2, whole genome shotgun sequence genome encodes the following:
- the LOC129622545 gene encoding translationally-controlled tumor protein — protein sequence MIIYRDLISHDEMFSDIYKIREVADGLCLEVEGKMVSRTEGNIDDSLIGGNASAEGPEGEGTESTVITGVDIVMNHHLQETSFTKEAYKKYIKDYMKSIKGKLEEQRPERVKPFMTGAAEQIKHILANFKNYQFFIGENMNPDGMVALLDYREDGVTPYMIFFKDGLEMEKC from the coding sequence ATGATCATCTACCGGGACCTCATTAGCCATGACGAGATGTTCTCCGACATCTATAAGATCCGGGAGGTCGCGGACGGGCTGTGTCTGGAGGTGGAGGGGAAGATGGTCAGTAGGACAGAGGGTAACATCGATGACTCGCTCATTGGTGGAAATGCCTCCGCTGAAGGCCCCGAGGGTGAAGGTACCGAAAGCACAGTAATCACTGGTGTCGATATTGTCATGAACCATCACTTGCAGGAAACCAGCTTCACAAAAGAAGCCTACAAGAAGTACATCAAAGATTACATGAAGTCAATCAAAGGGAAACTTGAAGAACAGAGACCAGAAAGAGTAAAACCTTTTATGACAGGGGCTGCAGAACAAATCAAGCACATCCTTGCTAATTTCAAAAACTATCAGTTCTTTATTGGTGAAAACATGAATCCAGATGGCATGGTTGCTCTGCTGGACTACCGTGAGGATGGTGTAACCCCATATATGATTTTCTTTAAGGATGGTTTAGAGATGGAAAAATGTTAA